Within Patescibacteria group bacterium, the genomic segment GGCAAAATGTTCTGACGGTAATTCCTTGCCTTCCTCTCTTGATTTTATCCTGCGCAATGCTTCAACCAGGGTTTTTTCCTCAATTTTTAATTTCGAAGCCAAAACCTGAAGCCAGTGCGCTTGTTCAACCACATTAACGATATTTTTAATCGGGAGTAATAGTTCTTTGGCAATTTCTCTTTTGTGGTCAACGCTCAAGTTTTTCGAGTACTTGCCAAGAGTATTTTCAAAATAAAATTCCATTATCGGTTTTGAATTTTCCAAAACCTGCTTCCATTTTTTCGGATCTTTTTTAATAATTTCTGCCGGGTCTTTCCCATCGGTCTCGGGATTCCAGATTGCCACTTTAAGATTAAATTCAAATTGCTGTGCCAAGGTAATAGCTCTTTTTGTCGCGCTTTCGCCCCCAGTATCAGCATCAAAAGAAAAAACCATATTTTCGGTGTAGCGCTTCAGAGTTTGAAGATGGTCCACTGTCAGCGCGGTTCCGGAAACAGCGATTGTATTTTTGTATCCTGTTTGATGCGCCATTATTAAATCCATCTGTCCTTCAACCGCAATACATTGGTCTTTTTTCCTAATTTCTATTTTTGCTTTGTCTAATCCGTAAATCAACCGGCTTTTATTATAAATCAGAGTTTCCGGAGTATTTACATATTTCCCGACCTTATCGCTTTCATTGCCAAAAACCCTGCCCGTAAATCCCACAATCTGCCCGTTCAAATCCGCCAAAGGAAACATTATTCTGTTGCGAAATCGATCGTAATATCCGCTACCTTTTTCTTTTTTTAAAATCAGCCCAGCTTTTTCAATATCGCCAGCTTTATACCCAATTTCAACTAAATGGTTAAAAACCGCATCCCAGTTATCCGACACATAGCCGATTTTAAATTCCTTAATTGTTTCGGGTTTTAATCCCCTATTTTTTAAATAATCCTGCACTGCTTTATTTTTCCCAAATTCCTTTTGAAAAAAATCAGCTGTTTCCTCGCAGATTTCATATAAGATATTCCTCTGGCTGCGGATTTGCGGGTCTTCTTTTTTCAAAACCACTCCGGATTTTTTTGCCAGAATCCTTAATGCTTCCGGAAACTCAATCCCCTCTATTTTTTGCACAAAACCGAAGATGTCGCCCCCGAAATTGCAGGAAAAACAATGCCAGATTTGTTTGGATGGAGATACAAAAAAAGAGGGAGTTTTTTCCTTATGGAAGGGGCAAAGCGCTTTATAGTCCTTGCCGGCCTTTTTAAGTTTAATATATCCCTCGACAACTTCAACAATATCCAACCGGTTTTTTATTTCGTCGATTGGGCTCATGCTAATATTTTAATTGATATTTTATAAATTGTAAAGAAACGGCCGGCGATTTCCGTGTCGCCGGCCTTAAAACCTCATGTTTTCATCTCCCTCCTCGCCTTATCATGTAAAGCCGCAAGTCCAACAAGTAAAGTAATTTGTTGTATTGGATTGTCCACGTTGTGACAAGCAAATTCATATCCTTGTCCTTCTTGGGGACCAAAGCCGTCCCCGGGATGTAAACCACAGGCATCCCCAGGACAGTCAATATTAAGCCAGCTATTGCTATTCTCTATTCTTGCCCGGATATAATGTTCTTGTCCGAATCTGAAAGGACCAGACATTTTTCTATGAGCAACTTTCATCGCTTCCACCATCTCAGTAATTTCATATCTGTCATTATTCCGAAGATACAAAGACCTCATCCAATCGCACAGTTCAATACTGTACTGTCCACCCAATGAACCTCCGTGCATATCGTTTTGAGTCACAGTAGAAACTATCATCAACTGGGGGGAAAAAGATGATGTCTCTTTATCGGGGAAATGCATCCTGTGAAAGATGGTGGTAAAACTAGCGGAAATCGCATATACCGACTTCCAATCATAAAACCATTCTTTGCCTGTACCATCACATCGAAAACACTCATCTCTAAGAAGCCGATCTCTGCCCGAGCCATTGCAGTATTCACATTTTTTGCTGGTGTGTTTTCTAACTTCAGGAATATTCACGGCAAATTCTGCAAAATCTCCTTTGATTCCGTTAAAAACGAAGCTGTCGTCAAAACCAAAATTTCCAGCCAAGGAACCGTTGAATCTTTTGAATCCAAAATGTTTCATAAAACCTTTTACTATTGGAGCGATTTGTCTGATCGGTTCGGTATTAGCGATAAAATCTCTGTGAATTCTCAAGATTATCGCCGGCTTCTCCTTACGAAAAGATAGTTCGTACCAACACGAAATTCTTTCGCGGATTAGTATTTTCATCTTACCAACCTCCTTATTTATATTTAATATTCTTTTTTGAAAGAACATTAGAATAAAATTCTACCACCTTGCAATCTTTTTGTCAAAAATATTTTTTAAAAAGAAAAATAAAGTGGGAACAAACGTCCCCACTTATCAACACCCAAAAACATGAGCTGGTTTTTAAAAAATCATTTTGATGACTTTTTAGAATTAACGCGTTCATTATCAACAAACTCGTTAATCTTCACAACCAGGTCTTTCATCGCTTGCTTGGCTTGTTCAAGCGTGTCATAAATGGGTTGAGTATTAAGCAGTGGCTTAAAATTATGACCTGGGCCACGGGTTATCCATCCGACGAACTTTCCTGTTTTTTTGTCCGGACCACCAGCATCAACAACAATGTCATCATGATTTCCAGCAATCTCCCAAGCTGTTAATCTTGAAATTCCCATTTTTCCTCCTTATTTTTTCAAAATTTAAGAGCAAATTATAATTTAACAGACAGTTAAACAAATGTCAATGAGAAAATCGAGTAAAGATCACTCGTGCGGGGCCATTAGTTTTATTTAAAGAGGGATTGTAATCGTGCAAAGAATTCATAAATAAATCATAATTGTAGCGATGATTTTTGCCGTTTTTCATATCCCCGTCATCATTAACAATAAATTCCTGCGTTTCATCATTATAACCCACAACTACCAACATATGATAATACGAGCCAATTCTTGAAAATGGGATATTTGGATTTTGCAAATCAAATCCATAATGCAAAGAAATAACTGGCCGGTTTATACGAATTTGCCTCCTGATATCCTCTATTGTCGGATTATCTTTCACAACTGCGTTAAATGAAGTGTAATTATTTATGATTTTGGCGGTTCGCGCTGCATCAGTACTGGCATTGCTGCCATATAATCTGTCTTGAATATCAAATAAATTCTGCATAAAACTTTTTGCCTCTTCAATGCTTACTGATTTTTTTCCTAGATAATATTTTTCCACCATTGCTATACTTGCTTCTTCGCATCCGTTTTTCCAATTGCCTGAAAAATTTCCATCCGGCGCTTCGTTAATATAGGGAACATCCAAAATAAATTTATCGGGTTTTAATATTTCGGTTGTAAGAGCTGACAATAAATTTTCGTTTTCCTGATTGTATTTTTTAATATTAAAAATTAAAACAAAAAACACAAAAACCAGAAACAGGATTGTGATACAAAAAAATAAATATTTTTTCATTGGCGGAAGGGGTGAGATTTGAACTCACGAGCCTCTTTCGAGGCACGGCTTTCCAAGCCGTTCCATTGGACCACTCTGGCACCCTTCCTTGTTCTATTTCTGTTCCAATTCTTCAATCAATTTCTTTCTTAATTCTTCAACCTCGTGCTCGGTTATGCTGTCATTATAGTTATGTTTCAATTTGTGAATCCCTTGTTTTACTTCTCCAAGAGTCAATCCATTTTCCAATTCATTCTCAAAAAAAGCTTTCAAATATTCCTTCTCTTTGCCTGTAAGTTCAGGAATTTCATTTAACTTTTCTTGAAATTCCTTTTTGCTTATCTTTCGCGTATCATCAACGCCTAATAATGTACTTAATATTCCCATAAATTTATAAACCCATTCCGCGCAGGCGCTTTATTCTTTCCTCGACTGGCGGATGAGTCGAAAATAACTTAGTTGGACCTTTAAATGGATTAGTAATATAAAGATGGGCAGTCGCTTTGTTGGCAACCTTTAATGGAACCGGACTCTGAGAAATTTTCTCTAAAGCATTTATCAATCCTTCTGGATAACGGGTCAGAAGCGCGCCAGACGCATCTGCCAAGAATTCTCTTTTTCTGGAAATAGCCAATTGGATTAATTTCGCGATTAGCGGGGATAGAATCAAAAAAACAACTCCAATAATCATTAATATCACATTAATCTGTCCCCCGCCTTCATTATTGCTCTTTCTTCCTTTAAAGAACCTGCCTCTTATAAATATATCAGCCATCATAGAAATTGTGCCGACCAAAACAACCACTACTGTTTGAAGCAAGATATCGCGGTTGCCAATATGGCTCAATTCATGGCTGATTACCCCCTCCAGTTCAGTACGGTCCAGCGTCCGCAATAATCCGTTGGTCACGGCTATTACTGCGTTTTTCGGGTCTCTGCCAGTGGCAAACGCATTCAGAGCCGACTCGTCAATAATGTAAATTCTCGGCAAAGGAAGCCCGGCTGTAATACAAAGATTTTCTACAATGTGATAAAGTTCCGGATTTTCATCGTGCTTAATTAATCTCGCTTTCGAAATCGCCAGAATGATTTTATCAGAATACCAATAACTTAAAACAGACATAAAGACGCTGAATCCGACTGCAAAAAATAAAATCGACTGGCTGTCAAAATAATAACTCAAAAACCAGCCCAAACCGATGATAATTATAAAAAATAGGGAAAATAAAATCCAAGTTTTCCTGATATTTGAACCGATGTGCGTATAAAGCGTCATAATTTATTTCAATATAATAATTTCCTTTTCTAAATCAAATCCCTGCTTTAATTTTACTGTTTTTTTTGCCAAATCAATCAGTTCCAAAACATCCGCGTATTTAGCATTATTTATATTGACAATAAAGTTGGCGTGCTTGTCTGAAATCTGCGCTCCACCGATAATTTTGCCTTTTAATCCGCTTTTTTCGATCAATCCTCCAACAGAAATTTTCTCGTCATTTACCTGGATATTTTTAAATACACAGCCTGCTGACGGCTCCGTAGGATTTTTTGCCTGCCTTTGTGAAATATATTCTTTAATTTTTTTGTCGATTTCTTCTTTACTCCCTTTATTGAATTTCAAAATTGCTGAAAGGATTATAAATCTGTGATTATTCTTAAAAATACTGTTGCGATAATTAAATCCGCAAAATTCAGGTCCGACATCTTTAATTTCCAAGGTTTCTATATCAAGGATTTTGACGATTTCAACTGACCCTGAAATTGATTGGCCAAAAGCCCCTGAATTGCCGCAAACTGCCCCACCAAGCGTTCCGGGGATACCTAATGCCCATTCCAAGCCAGTAAAATCGTTTTTCATTGCTTCTGCCAGTAAACCGTTCAAAGGAGTTCCTGCACCAACCTCAATCCTAAATTCTGGAAGATTTTCAATAAAATTATTTTCCATTTTTATCACCAATCCTCTGAAGCCATCGTCATTTACAAGAAGATTTGAACCGCTGCCTAAAATAAAAAATGGCAATTTTTTCTCTTTTGCCAATTTTATACATCCGATTAAATCATCGGCGTTTTTAACTCGGTAAAAATAATCTGCTTTCCCACCGATTTTAAAAGTCGTATATTGAGCTAACTCAATATCTTTTTCCCAATTATTCATGTTTTTATTATTAGAACTTCACCTGCGGGGCTTCTTTTTCTCCTGCTTCTGCTTCAAAAAACTCCCGTTTTTTGAATCCCAGCATTCCGGCAACAATCCTTGATGGAAATGTTTCAATCTTAATATTCAAATCTCTAACATTGCCGTTATAGAATCTTCTCGCTGCCTGAATTTTATTTTCCGTATCAGATAATTCATTCTGCAACTGTAAGAAATTTTCATTTGCTTTTAATTGCGGATAATTCTCGGCAACTGCAAAAAGCGTTTTCAAAGTTCCGCTCAAAGCATTTTCCGCTTTTCCTTTTTCCTCAATCCCCTGCGCTCCCATTGCCTTTGTGCGCGCATTAGTCACGCTTTCGAATGTCTGTTTTTCATGAGC encodes:
- a CDS encoding LemA family protein; the encoded protein is MSLLYIILIVVAAIVLWVIAVFNGLIRLKNRTNEAWSDIDVQLKRRYDLIPNLIETVKGYAAHEKQTFESVTNARTKAMGAQGIEEKGKAENALSGTLKTLFAVAENYPQLKANENFLQLQNELSDTENKIQAARRFYNGNVRDLNIKIETFPSRIVAGMLGFKKREFFEAEAGEKEAPQVKF
- a CDS encoding C39 family peptidase, which gives rise to MKKYLFFCITILFLVFVFFVLIFNIKKYNQENENLLSALTTEILKPDKFILDVPYINEAPDGNFSGNWKNGCEEASIAMVEKYYLGKKSVSIEEAKSFMQNLFDIQDRLYGSNASTDAARTAKIINNYTSFNAVVKDNPTIEDIRRQIRINRPVISLHYGFDLQNPNIPFSRIGSYYHMLVVVGYNDETQEFIVNDDGDMKNGKNHRYNYDLFMNSLHDYNPSLNKTNGPARVIFTRFSH
- the dnaG gene encoding DNA primase, translating into MSPIDEIKNRLDIVEVVEGYIKLKKAGKDYKALCPFHKEKTPSFFVSPSKQIWHCFSCNFGGDIFGFVQKIEGIEFPEALRILAKKSGVVLKKEDPQIRSQRNILYEICEETADFFQKEFGKNKAVQDYLKNRGLKPETIKEFKIGYVSDNWDAVFNHLVEIGYKAGDIEKAGLILKKEKGSGYYDRFRNRIMFPLADLNGQIVGFTGRVFGNESDKVGKYVNTPETLIYNKSRLIYGLDKAKIEIRKKDQCIAVEGQMDLIMAHQTGYKNTIAVSGTALTVDHLQTLKRYTENMVFSFDADTGGESATKRAITLAQQFEFNLKVAIWNPETDGKDPAEIIKKDPKKWKQVLENSKPIMEFYFENTLGKYSKNLSVDHKREIAKELLLPIKNIVNVVEQAHWLQVLASKLKIEEKTLVEALRRIKSREEGKELPSEHFAERSRIKEKEEILLGLALKYPKHLEYLNKNFYESLLNTEELKKFVKNIRMDNIKSEEDKFLANYLIFKVEHLNIEEKEVLKEMDFCIKTLKEIFLKEELVKTSLEMKEAEDAKKRDEVDKLKEKSCKIIEELDELNVDYEKT
- the murB gene encoding UDP-N-acetylmuramate dehydrogenase — its product is MNNWEKDIELAQYTTFKIGGKADYFYRVKNADDLIGCIKLAKEKKLPFFILGSGSNLLVNDDGFRGLVIKMENNFIENLPEFRIEVGAGTPLNGLLAEAMKNDFTGLEWALGIPGTLGGAVCGNSGAFGQSISGSVEIVKILDIETLEIKDVGPEFCGFNYRNSIFKNNHRFIILSAILKFNKGSKEEIDKKIKEYISQRQAKNPTEPSAGCVFKNIQVNDEKISVGGLIEKSGLKGKIIGGAQISDKHANFIVNINNAKYADVLELIDLAKKTVKLKQGFDLEKEIIILK
- a CDS encoding M48 family metallopeptidase; translated protein: MTLYTHIGSNIRKTWILFSLFFIIIIGLGWFLSYYFDSQSILFFAVGFSVFMSVLSYWYSDKIILAISKARLIKHDENPELYHIVENLCITAGLPLPRIYIIDESALNAFATGRDPKNAVIAVTNGLLRTLDRTELEGVISHELSHIGNRDILLQTVVVVLVGTISMMADIFIRGRFFKGRKSNNEGGGQINVILMIIGVVFLILSPLIAKLIQLAISRKREFLADASGALLTRYPEGLINALEKISQSPVPLKVANKATAHLYITNPFKGPTKLFSTHPPVEERIKRLRGMGL